The Ipomoea triloba cultivar NCNSP0323 chromosome 14, ASM357664v1 region tcttgtgttataaaatttgtaccttaaaaatatgaattatgcaaacaaattagtaattgtgtcttatgttataaatttttgtgTATTCTGTTGTAAAATTCTGTATAGTAAATTACCAGAGACATAAGGATAGGCCCACAATGCAGTTTAAGAATTGGGCCAAACCCGGCCCACATTATCTTAAACCTCACAGTGAAAGTGTCTAAAACCCTCCTTCTTGCCGGTCTCCATTTCTCACTTACTCTCCGGCGAACCTTAACCATGGCCGGCGCGTCAGCTGTAACTGTCACCGGTTCACTAATTACAAGTCGACCGACCACTTCTACAGGAATTTTTCATAAACGGATTTTCTCAACTGGTCTATCTATACTCACCAGTAATGTCTCTGGATCCATTCATGCTCAGTCTCTCCGGGCCGTCGCTCGCGGCGGTGCTCGGTTGGCTCCGATTAGCTGCAGGGCTAGCCGTTCCGCCTACTCGCCCCTCAATTCCAGGCCTAACTCCGGCGACCGCCCTCCCGCCGATATAGGTCCTCTTTTTCCCGGCTGCGACTACGAGCACTGGCTTATAGTGATGGATAAGCCTGGAGGAGAAAACGCTACCAAACAGCAAATGATTGATTGTTACATTCAAACCCTAGCTAAAGTTGTTGGATGGTATTAGTAACTAATCATCAGTAAAGTTTCAATGTTTCATGTTTATCGTTATTTTAAGGCTTTAAGCTGCAATTACTCAATTAGGAATCTTATTTgctaaattattgtgtgaaatGAAGTGAAGAAGAGGCTAAGAAGAAGATATACAATGTCTCCTGTGAGAGGTACTTTGGATTTGGATGTGAAATTGATGAAGAGACATCCACTAAACTGGAAGGTATATTTGGGTTTTGGCTTAGTTTACTCCGTTGCCAATGTAGTATCCTGCAACTGATTGGTTTTAAATTTTGGTGATTTGGAATCTATACAGGGTTGCCTGGAGTTCTCTTTGTTCTTCCAGATTCTTATGTTGACCCTGAGAACAAGGACTATGGAGGTATATACCTAATACCTTTTACTCTTTAGGCTTGTTTGTAGTTTATCACCTGCAATTTGGAACTGGTAGATTTGGAACATCCTCATTGCTGAATATATTTGGAAACGTTTTCCAGCTGAGCTGTTTGTTAACGGAGAAATCATGCAAAGGTCACCTGAAAAACAGAAGAGGGTGGAGCCAGTACCACAGAGAGCACAAGATAGACCTAGGTATAATGACCGGACACGTTATGTAAGGCGCCGTGAGAATACAAGGTGAAAGTTAGAGAATGCATGAAAGAAGAGAATTCTTTGACATATTTAAGCGGGGGGAAATGTCTGTTACTGATTAAGAAGAGAATTCTTTGACATATGTCAGCCTGCCTGTTGTATTGATGTCTTTATAGTTGTATGGCTGAGCTTATCGCCTTATCTTTAAGACTGTGAAGTTACAACTGTTGCATCAATGCATCCAGCGTATCTCCTTCATTGGTCTCCAAATTTGCAATATAGTCAGCAGCATCCTTTGGGGAAGTTGCAATATAGGCAGCATCCTTTGGGGAGGTTGCAATATCACTGACCTCAGATGAGCCATTGATGTCCCTTAAATTGGGTCCAGTTAAATCTGCATCAAGCTCAAGCTCCCCTGCAGGTACTTTAGTTACAGCTTCATTTTCATCGGATTCTTGTAGCCTCTGTAGTGTTCTGATAGCAGCATTGGTTGCCCATTCATCATCACTAATGTTACTGCATGGATGGAAGAAAAGTTTTAGCAGTATGAAATCTAGGcatgtgtgtttggttcaaatttaAAGACACAAAGGGTTACTCCGTATACCACTTGGAATTCAACCCAGCAGACACTAAGGCTGACTCCATACGAGAAACAATATCCGAGTATGCTTTCATAGTGTTATCAGAAAACCATCCACCCCATCGAACAATTTCCACCAGAAAATGTAGGTCGAGCTTCAACTGTTAAGGACatgaaacaataataataccaaATTATATCTTGTGAGCCCAACATGGAAGATTGCTGCAATGCTGTTCAATTGAGAAACTGGTGGCTGCTCATTATGAGAAATAGAAAATAACTAATTGTGGCATTGGATTGCAGTCCTCATTGCCAATTAACCAATATCTCATTTGTTAGCTGCTCATCGCATCTAATCTAAGCTACTTAGCTCATTCTCAATCAGCATGCTGCCACTTGATTTTTTAGATCTTTAC contains the following coding sequences:
- the LOC116005003 gene encoding multiple organellar RNA editing factor 2, chloroplastic-like, which produces MAGASAVTVTGSLITSRPTTSTGIFHKRIFSTGLSILTSNVSGSIHAQSLRAVARGGARLAPISCRASRSAYSPLNSRPNSGDRPPADIGPLFPGCDYEHWLIVMDKPGGENATKQQMIDCYIQTLAKVVGCEEEAKKKIYNVSCERYFGFGCEIDEETSTKLEGLPGVLFVLPDSYVDPENKDYGAELFVNGEIMQRSPEKQKRVEPVPQRAQDRPRYNDRTRYVRRRENTR